A window of Candidatus Nitrospira allomarina genomic DNA:
GGATATCCCAATCATCGTGACTGAAAGAATCCAAATCAACCCCGGCTGGAAATCTCTCAACGGACATATGCTTCGAACCGTCGACTTTTCCTGGGGCAGACATGTGCTTTTCCTGACCTGGCTGCTCCTGACCGGTTGCGCAGAACCACCTATCTCCCAATTGAACGCAGCCACCCAAGCTCTTGAAGACGCGAGAATATCAGAAGCCGAACATTACGCAATTGAGAGATTCACTGAAGCGGAAACGGCATTTCGACAGGTACAACAACAACTGGATCGACAGGGAGATCGGATGCCGCTTTTTCGTAATTATGATCCTGTCATCACCATGCTGTCGGAAGTCTTCAACAACGCCACGCAGGCCAAAATCGAAGCCATCGCCAACAAGAAGGAGTCCAAAGCCAATGCCGAGGTGGCTCTCGCCTTTGCCAAACAGCATCTTCAAGACGTTCGTGCGCTCCTGGCAGACGTCGCCGCTCCCACCCCCGATCACGGGGAGCTGGACCAACTTCTACAAGCCTTTCAGGACACGGAAACCCTCCTCGCTGAAATCGAATCCATTATGGCACAAGAACACTTCATCGACGTGATGACCACCTCCCATTCCGTGGAATTTTTTGCCACGCGAATTCAAGCACAGATTATCTCTGTCAAACAGCTTGCCGCAAAGCAACACGTCTGATGATGGAGAACCCTATGACCACTCCGCCCACCAGGTTTCAGTCGGCCTGGCGTCGGCGCTGGATGATAACGCTCGTGCTGGTCCTGCTTCCAGCGTTGACGTTTGCCTGGTGGGGACAAACGGACTATCCCGACACTTTTCCTTCACTGGTCGAAGACCTGGACCGACAGGCATGGGTCATCGGCGCAGAGACCTTGCTTCCTGATCGATATCAACAATTCCATACACACGTGCTCGAACTCCGTTCACAATGGCGGACAGAGGCCAATCACTGGTGGACAACCGGCGACGCTGAACAGTTCAACCGGACTTATCAACAACTGGTGGAAGAAGGCTCTCTGCTGATTGAAGCCTCTCGCCAAACAATCATCGCCCTGCGCCTGGAGGTCGAGGAACTTCTTCAGCCTGAACAGGCGCAGCTCACACGCCTGCGAGCGCTTTCTCATGTATTCGATCTGGAAGACGACATGCTTGCATTGTCCCTGGCAGAGGGATTGCTTCGAGAAAGTGTGTTGCGATTGGAGGAGGGACAATACTTGCAGGCCCGATCGGCCGGAGAGCAGGCAATTGAACATCTTCGCCGCGTGGAAGCCCATGTCGTCACACAAATGAACCGCTATACAAACGAGGTCCAAATTGCCCGCTGGGAGGAATGGGTCACGCAGACCCTACAACGATCAGTCGGCACAGCCGTCATTGTCCTTAAGGCCCCCCGTCGCCTTCTCGTCTACCAACACGGCCGGGTCGTTGCGGATTATCCCGCACGGGTGGGATTTTCAGGATTGACCGACAAGCTCTACGAGGGGGATGGCGCCACACCGGAAGGACAATTTCGCGTGATGCACAAAAAAGAGGGATCGGGGACCATCTATTATAAAGCGTTACTCTTGGACTACCCCACGATAGCCCACCAACAACGATTCCACGAGGCCAAAGCCAAGGGCCTGATGCCCCAGGACCGGTCAATCGGCGGCCTGATTGAAATTCATGGCGAAGATCCCAATAACGAAGAAACCACCAGCGGGTGCATTGCTTTGGAAAATTCCGCGATGGATGACGTATTCGAATGGGTCAACGTCGGAACGCCTGTCACCATTGTAGGGGCGCTGAACCAGGACAATGATGTCGTGACCTCCTTACACCAGCTGAAAGTCCATATTCATGAACGGAATGAACGGTGGCACAAACCCCGCACGCTTGCCTCCTCTTTCACCCGCAGAGAATAAAATGACATCCTTCAGGCCCCCCCACTCACCCCAGACGCTTCTGCTGAGCCTGCTCGTTTTCCTGACAACGGCACTTGGTGCTTCACCTCCCCACACTCCAAAACGCACCCCAACCGTGGTCCCTGTGACGATCCAACCCCGGGAAGAACACATCCCGTTTTATCCGTCCGCTCCCGGTCTCCTTGCCACGGCACCCAAGGGCCTCTACCTCGTGGTCGATACGGCTCAAAATCGGGTATCCCTTCGAAAGGGCAATCGAATCCTCTACAGTGCCGTGGCTTCAACCGGCAGCGGGGCACGATTGCAAGATCCTCGCAATCCCGACAACGGGTGGGTGTTCGATACTCCCCGCGGGGTGTTTACGATTTCCAGTAAAATTAAAAATCCGGCCTGGAACAAACCCGATTGGGCCTTCATTGAAGAAGGGCAACCCATTCCAACCAAACCCCAAGACCGGATTGAAACGGGCGTGCTGGGAGACTATGCCCTTGGTTTCGGCAATGGCTATTTCATCCATGGCACGCTGTATACGCGAATGTTGGGCACCAACGTCACCCATGGCTGCATCAGACTTGGAGATGAACCCCTTGAATATGTCTTTCACCACGTGCCCCTTGGCACCACCCTGATCATCTATTGAATCCTCTCAAGTCATTTTTCATCCACTGGCCTCTCCAAACGACCAGCTCCTACCTGGTGTGGATGCTTCTCCTCATGCTTGTCCTGGGAGAAGCCTGTACTTCCCAGAGCGGGGCTCAACAAAAAACCTCTTCTCCTCCCGTTGAACAAGAGCTGAAAATGGCAAAAACCAAGTCTCTCTATTTCATCGTCGATACCGACAAGAACATCGTATTGCTCAAAGCCCGTGGCATCCCCCTGCGGACATTTCCTCTGACCGGCGCCGAGTGGATCGGAACCCCTCTCACCCACTCAACCGTACTGCACCTCCAGACAAAAGACCCATCGGTCTCCCCCCTGCCCCTTTCTCCTCTATCAGATTTATCTCAGGAAACTCCGCCGGAAGATCCCATCACTCCATTAACCGTCAGCAACATGCCCACCCGCTATGAGCTCACTTTTCAAGAATCCCTGACCATTCTGATCCAACCTCCTCACCTCCCCTCCTTTTGGGCAAACCTGGGGCATCAAATAGCCGGCTGGGGGCGGCGGGTCACAGCCAGAATGGCGACCTGGGGAGGGTCACACCAATACCTGGTGCTCTCACTTGATCCTGCCGAAGCGCAAGCCTTGTATTGGGCCGCCATCCCGCCTATGACGTGCCTGGTGATTCCGGGAAATCCCGCAGACCAATAAATCCCGTCTGCCCTGGGCATGGGTTAGAAAGAAAGGAATATTATCCGAAGAATTGAAGATGGCATACAAGACAACAAGGGAGACGGAACCACAAAAATGGAGCAACCGGAGAACGGGAACTCCAAGCCGATAGGGAGCACCCCAACCCAATCCGCTAGAGATGAACAGTACCGGCGGGAAAAATCCTTTTCATTTGGAGCGACACGAAAGTCGAAGGGAGAGAGGCTACGTTTCTGAGATGTTTGAAAATCAAGCAAGTTTCAAGCGACTGTACAGGCTTCCACTGGTGATGGAGACGACTACTCGTTCAACATGACATGCAATTGTCCATCCTGGATTTTCATATCCTTTACCCCCTTCGAAAATTGATCCCAAAATCCACCTGAGCCACCAAATTCTTCCACCAAATTGGTATTTTTAATATCTCCCCACCAGGCGCTGGGTAGTGGAATGCCACCGAGACTAATGCCCCGCATCGCCACCATCGGCTTCCCATTCGTATAACTGAGCTCCAGTCCAAAATTAATTTTCAACATCTTTCCACCCACAATGGGCATCTCGTGATTAATCGGGACCACCAGTTGGACACTAACGAGGTCGTCCGCCATATCAACAGCCACATGTCTGGCCATATACGAATCCGTGGCAATCAAGGCATTCACCTCCCGTTCAGTTAACTGAATCTGCCTAATCGAATCCTTTTCAGAATACGGCACTGGCTCAAGAGGGAGGTCAGCTGTGGACGGGGAAGGTTTGGACACAGACGAAGAAGCGACATCGGCGGTCTGAAGCAGGTGAGCCATTTTGGCATTCAAAACCTGCTGTTCCGATTCAGCCAGCCGGGTCGGTTGAAACATCGTGGCATAGACGTACTGGTTCATCCACCATACGACACCCAATGTCGTGGCCAACACCGCAAGCCCGATAAAAAGAATCACCTGTTTCCCACTAAACTTACGCCGTGAAATCACAACTTGGGTTGTCTCAGTAGTCATGCCATTTTTTCCCTTTCCAAAGTGACAGTGAGCCAGGATACGAACTCATCGTTGACCGATCAAGATTCGAAATGTTGCATTTGCAGTGAGGACTTAATTATCATAACCACGATATACATTTTCCCTTCCCCCATCATTTACAAAAACATTTAAATCTTCTCGGCAAGTTGATGGCCTATTCAGTGCAAGTCAATCTCATCCTCACGTGCCAAGCTCGTACCACGCTATGGGAAAAATAAGTGAACAAGAAATCCAATGCCGTTTTAATCAAGAAACGAGGAATCTGTTAAGACGGCAATTGAAGAACTACTGTTTTTTCTTTTCACCTTAACTAATACAACATAAAACCAAGGACTCCCCCCAAAGATCCAAGGGAAAGGCACGGAAGAAATGTTGCTGGAACTATCAAAGATTTTACCCCTTACAATTAGAAAAAAAGCTTACCGGCTTGTCATACAGATCGTGAGACAGCATGAGCAGGAAAGCGCCAAAAAACTAGAGGAAAAGCTCCCCAAAATAGATTTAACCAAGGAGCATATAAAAAACTTAAAGATTTTAACCAATAAGGCCGCCCTCCTTGATGTGTTGCCTAAGCATTCGATCGCAGCGGAAATTGGCGTCTCGCGCGGAGATTATTCTGAAAAAATTCTTTCCATCGTCCAGCCAAAACAGCTGCATTTAATTGATGCCTGGGGGAGTGCACCCTACCAAGTCAAAGCAGTCATCGAAGAGAGGTTTCACAAAGAAATTCAATCAGGGCAAGTACTTATTTGTCAGGGCATCTCAATTTCAGAACTGGAAAAGAAGGATGATGGAATTTTTGATTGGGTATATATTGATACGGATCACAGCTACGAAACTACAGCAAAAGAATTAGAAATTTGTCGAAAAAAAGTTAAAAAAGGTGGCATCATTGCGGGTCACGATTATGTGACAGGGGCCTGGGCGTCCAATCGCAGATACGGAGTTGTTGAGGCTGTGAATGAATTTTGCATCAAATACAATTGGGAAATGATTTATTTAACGATCGAACAACACCGGCATCTCAGTTATGCGATACGGGAAATTTCTTCCTGATATTCGCTCGTGCTTCAATCATGAGGCCAAACTTTGTTCATGCACATAAACAAAGTTTCATAATTGGAGCAGTGTCCCTACAACCCATATCCCACCTTGGAAAGCATCTGTACCCTGGTGGGGGAATTGGTTGTCCCTCTAGTTCACTTTTCAACCAACCTGGAAATCCGGCTTTCTCGCCGGACAACCTTTTAAAGATATCCTTAAGACACATTGCAAGACAGACCTCTAACCTCTACCCAACCATTGTCAATCCGATCGGCTCCAATATCATGAGAGACAGGTAGTGGATATCCACCCTCTCTAACCAATTACGTCCCACTGAAAACGAACTCTACCGGAAAGCCCGGCCTTGTTTATCATGAACTGGAGATTAGAAAGCTTCCCTTCCCATAAAGTATACTGCAATAATTTCTTATTGATACTCTTGGCGGTGAGCCCCGGAGAGAATAAAAATGCGACCCGGACTATTTGGGAGAAATCGGGGAATAGGCGGACGAACTCGCGGCCGCATGAGTTGGAAAATGCGGCTCATCCCGCTCCTCTTATTCGCAATATACGGACTGTATTTTTTCGTCTCGAACCAGGAAACCGTGCCGTTAACCGGCCGTTCCCAATTGGTGGACATGACCCATGAGCAGGAAATGGCCTTGGGACTCCAGTCCTACCAAGAAATCCTCAGCCAATCGAAAGTCATTCCGGAAGGACAGGTCGTAGATCTGGTCCGAACCATCGGCCGCCGTCTGGCAACCGCGGCAGCAGATGTCGATCCCGGATTCGAATGGGAATTTAATGTCATTGACTCACCACAGGCCAATGCCTTCGCATTACCGGGTGGAAAAACAGCAGTATATACAGGGCTCATTCCAGTGGCCGAAAACCAAAACGGATTAGCCGTCGTCATGGGCCATGAAATCGCCCATGCCATCGCCCGGCATGGTGCCGAGCGCATGGCGCATCAAAAATTAGTCCAGATGGGCACCATCGCCGCCACGGTGGCCGTCGGCGATATGGATTACGACACACAAAGGATGGTCATGGGCGCATTAGGAGTCGGCGCACAATATGGCGTGCTCCTCCCCTTTTCCCGCGACCACGAGTCGGAGGCCGATTACATGGGTCTGCTATTTGTCGCTCGTGCCTGTTTCGATCCCACGGAAGCCCCACGACTCTGGGAGCGCATGGGAGAAGTCAGCAAAGGCAAACAGCCAGCCGAATTCATGTCCACCCATCCCAGCCACGGGACCCGCATCAAACAATTTCAGGAATGGATGCCCGAAGCCCTCGCCCTCCGTGAAAGGCACTGCAGCACAACCTCCCAGTCTTCATAAAAATTCTCTATTGAAAATATTCACAATCCTAACGACTCGCCACTTTTCCTCCTCCGACGCCTGCTCCCTGGCCCTTGGGCGGACGCTCTCATACACCCGCAGCCCCTGTTCGAGCGCAGCGAGTTCTGCCCTCCCTAAGTTCGCGTCCGCCCTCTCCGATTTTGCCAGGGAGGGCGTCATGGGTTTTGGCTACTTTTGCCCGACCAAAAGTAGCTCGGCTGCCGGGCCGAAACCCGACAATACTCGAATATGCGAAGTAATACCAGATAATAAAATGATGCGTTCAAATTTGTAAGAAATTATTCGGAAATACTATTGGGTGGAGGAAGAACTAGGAGCTAAAAATTGAAGAGCCTCTGCAAAGGGTTCAGCCAGGACTTGAAGGCGATTTGATCGTTAAAGAGAATTTCCAGCCCAAGCAACCATCCGGCCAGGTGGACTTGAAGAAGTGCTTCGACAACATTCAACCCCGTATAGGCCAGTAAATTTTTGAGAAAATGAGATCAGGGAGGAAAGAGATTGTCCTGCGTCTCAGCAAACGTAAGCAAAGACTGATTTTTCATCAATCTTAAACCACATTCAACTCCAGTTCCAAATGCAGAAACACAAAATTTGCTACCTCATTTTTTACACAATCCCCGCCTGAGAGAAATTTGTTGACAAATAGCGAAGAGTCTTTCATAAATATTCTCAGGCAAAGCCCTCAAAGCAAGTCGCAGATTGAATCGGACTCCCGCATATGAAAAAAGACCTATCAGGCCAATTGGTGTTTTCGCCAAGCGATCTCATCTGCTATCTGGCCTCACCGTTCGCATCCTGGATGGACCGATACGCCTTGGAGAATCCCGGCGCGGTCACCCCTGATGAGGAAACCGAGGACGGACAACTCATAGCCCAGACAGGGGCGCAACACGAACGCGCGGTGCTCGATGAGTTCAAATCATACGGTGCCAACCTGGTGGAGATTCCAAGGACCGACCCTAGCGTTGCCCGAACAACAACTCTCTCCGCTATCGGCGCCAAGGTCCCCATTATCTATCAGGCGTTTTTGGAACATGAGTCGTTTGCGGGGTTTGCCGACTTTCTTCTGCTCAAGAAATCGGGATGCTATCAGGTGTGGGACACGAAACTGGCCCGCTCGCCTAAGCCGTATTATGCGATTCAACTTTGTTGCTATTCGGAGCTACTCGCTGGCGTCACTCGCGTTCCAATGCCCGAACATTTCGGCCTCATCCTCGGTACCAAGGACCGGGTTGAGTTTCGGATCGAAGACTTCATCCATTACTACCGCCGCATCAAAACGAATTTTCTGACGATGCAGAACGGCTTCACCGGAAATCTCACGGATCGCCCGGAGCCTCTACCGCGAGCCGATCACGGCCGATGGACTTCCCATGCAGAAAAATTCTTTCAGGATACGGACCATCTCGTGCAGGTGGCGGGAATCACGGTAAGCCAACTCAAGAAACTGAAGGAGGGTGGGATCGCCACAGTCGCCGATCTCTCCGAGGCGTTAGGCAGGTCTATTCGCAAACTGGGTGCCGACTCACTGGAAAAGCTTGTCGCACAGGCGCGCCTGCAGTGCCAGACCAGGGCAGACCGGACCGTGAATCCTGATGCCCCGCCGCGCTATGAAATCCTGCCTTCCATTGGTGCGAATGGCGAACCCGTGGGTCTGGCCGCTCTTCCGCAGGACCATCCGGCGGATGTCTTCTTCGATATGGAGGGGTACCCGCTGATGACCGGCGGACTGGAATATCTGTTTGGAGTCTGCACGAGAACCGGACAGCCGGATTCATTTGAGTTCATAGACTGGTGGGCACACAACCGGGAGGAAGAACAGCTCGCCTTCGAGGGCTTTGTGGGCTGGGTCTTCAATCGATGGCAGCGTAACCCCGGCATGCATATCTACCACTACGCGCCCTATGAGGTCAGCGCGGTGCGGCGATTGAGCACCCGTCACGATACCCGTCAGGACGAGGTGGATGCGCTGCTCCGGAACAAGGTATTCGTTGATCTTTTTCAGATTGTCCGTCACGGCCTACGCCTTGGCGAGAATAGCTACTCCCTCAAGACGGTCGAACGCCTCTACCGGCCGAAACGCGCCACCGAGGTTGCCACTGCGGCTGACTCCATTGTGCAATACGCCAGGTGGATCGAAAGCCAACAGCCGGCTGATTGGAACCACAGCCCCATCCTGAAAGATATCCGCGACTACAACCAGGACGATTGCACATCCACGGCAGAGTTGCTGCAATGGTTACGGAAAGTGGTCGTCCAGCATCGAATCACTGGGGTGACCCTGGATTCCGAAAACGCGCCGTCGGAGGCAAAAGAATTGCCGCCGGAGGTCGTGACGCGATTGGAGACCGCTGCACGGCTTCGCACGCAAGGAGATGCCATTTCCCTGATTCTTGCCGATGTGGTCGACTTTCATCGCCGTGAAGAAAAGCCCATGTGGTGGAGAATGTTTGACCGTGCCACCGCAACTCCCGAAGAACTCCGGGATGACCCGGCCTGTCTCCAGGGGATCTGCGCCGTGGGACCTCCCATGCCCGAGAAACTTTCACTGGTACAAGAATACCGTTTCGACCCCTCTCAGGAATGCAAACTGACCTCCGGTGATAAGTCCAAGGTGATGTTCACCCATAACCTGGATGCGAAATTCACCCTCTTGGAGCTGGATACATCCACGGGCAGTCTGAGCCTTAAGATCGGCAAGAAAGCTCTGAGCGAAAAATTTTTAGGCGCGTTCCCCTCGCAGGGTTCACTGCTTCCGGACGAGCATGTCTCGGCAACGGCCATTCAGCTTGCATTGACGGAAGTCGTGACCAGACACCTCTCACGCAACCTCAATGCCCCCGTGACTGCCTTGTTGAACCGAATGCCACCCGTCACACCGCTGCAACAGAACAGTGAGTCTCCAACCGAAACGGCCAAACGGGTGGCGGGATCGATGGGCGGTGGATGCCTGGTCATACAAGGGCCTCCCGGAACCGGCAAGACGTTCACCGCCTCACAGGTCATCACGTCGCTTCTCACTTCCGGCAAAAAAATCGGTGTCGCATCCAACAGCCACAAGGCCGTGATGAATCTTCTCACCGCCTGTGGCGAAGCCGCTCAAGAGAGTGGTTGTCAGCTCCAGGGCATAAAAGTCGGAGGTGACGCCGAAGATCCCTTGTTTACCTGCAACCCCGGCTTGCATTACATCAAGGACAGCAACACCGCATACCAGGCTTACACCGGCGGGGTTGTCGGCGGAACGGCTTGGCTCTTTACCAGACCTGAGTGGGAAGATGCACTCGACTTCTTGTTTATCGATGAAGCCGGACAGGTTGCCCTCGCCAACGCCATCGCGATGGCTCGATGTGCGAAGAACCTTGTTCTCCTGGGTGATCAAATGCAACTTGAACAGCCGGTGCAAGGCTCCCATCCCGGCGATGCGGGTCTTTCGGCCCTCCAATACGCGCTCAAAGATCTGGAAGCCAGCCAGCCCGACTCTCCTATCATGCATGCCGTGATACCCCCCGGCTACGGGCTTTTCCTCGGCGAATCCCGGCGTATGCACCCGGCCGTCTGCCGATTCATTTCGGAGAGCATGTATGAGGGTCGCCTTCAGTCACATTCCGACTGCGCCCGGCAGAAGATCGTGGTCCCGCCTGGCGCCAACGGCCTCATCGCTAGCGAAAGCGGGATCCTGTTCAGCGGCGTGGAGCACGATGGCAATATCCAACAGAGTGAAGAAGAGATTGAACGGGTCACGGCGATTTACCACGCACTCCAAGGACGTCTCTACACCGACATGAACGGCGGCACCAAACCACTGGCATTGGAGGACTTTCTTTTCATCGCTCCCTACAACGCGCAAGTCCGCGCACTTCAGATCGCCCTCCCAGACGGCGCCCGCGTTGGAAGCGTTGACAAGTTTCAAGGGCAGGAAGCCCCGGTCTGCATCCTCTCACTCTGCTCCAGTTACGGTGAATACGGTTCACGCGGTCTGGCCTTTATCCTTGACCGCAACCGGGTGAATGTGGCCATCTCCCGGGCGCAATGCCTGGCCATTGTGGTTGGTGATCCCCGAATCGCCGGCACGCCTCCCGGCTCCCTGGACGACATGAAACTCCTCAACCTGTTTTGCAAGTTGACCGATGCGACCGCCTCCAGATGAACCCAAAATCGCCTCTTCTGTCATTATGAATTGAATTCTGGTTACCAGTACCAAGGGCTTTCTCAAGATCCTTCGTGAACTTTAAATTCTCGCCATGGCCGACTCTTGATGAAATCTTATTGACAGACGATTACAGCCATCTCTTTCAAGGAGTCGCCCCTTACCCCCTCCCCATTAATCAGTAAAGTTAATTTCTTTCCTGTAATTGACCGAAAAGCATTCTGGGAAGGAGTGACTCGAAAATTCCGAAACGGGAACCTACAAAGGCAGAGTTTAAGATAGGCCGTTCCATGAAACGGTAGTTGAAGTCTAAAATCCGAAATGGGTTAACGAGTGGAAAGACTTATTCAGAAGGCCAACTGTCCATCATGTGGCAAGACATTTGGTCTGCATCTGAGTTTTCAGATAATGGCCTGGCCCGAGAGTTTTGTCTGGTGCCGACATTGCCGAAATATACTTTATTTGCCTCTTCGGATCTATCTAATGAGTGGTCTTATTTTTTTAATTTGTTTTTTATTCATATGTTTGTGTCTTACGCTTCTTTTACAAATAATTTTTAAGGGAGAGATGGAGCCCCTAAAAGCTATTGTGGGAATTGTAATATTTATTTCTGGGATTTTATGTGGTGAAATTGTGAGCTCTCAACTCATCATACGGTGGATCGCCCAACAAAAGAGTAAGTAACGAAACCGACTCCAAATTGAGTTCCCTGTTTTATCCAGGCTTTAACCTTTAATTCACATTTTTTTAGAGGAAGACGTGCCCAACACCCTAGCCCACATCGGCGTGCAAGGCTTTCTGAATCAGGCCGTTAAACCGGGAATCGACCCTAAACTAGTGTGCCTGGGTTGCTTGCTTCCGGACATTCCATGGATTTTCCAAAGAGTCCTGCTGGGAATCATGCCGGGAGGCGACCCTTATACCATTCGACTCTACTGTATCGCTCAAGCATCCTTATTCGTCACGTTGGTGTTATGCGGAGCCTTGGCCTTCCTTTCAAAAACGCCTAAACCCGTATTCATGATTCTAGGCGTCAACGTCCTCCTTCATCTCGTACTTGATGGCCTTCAAACCAAATGGGCCAATGGAGTTCATTTGTTTGCCCCTCTGTCATGGGACTTATGGAATGTGGGGTTATTCTGGCCGGAAAGTCTTCCAACCTATATCATGACCGGGGGAGGCTTACTCTATATAGGATGGCAATGGCAAAAGGGAATATCACAGCCTCTCCCATTCTCGCCCTGGTCTCCTCTCAAAGTATCGATATCGGCGTCGTTACTCATCCTGTATTTCGCGCTGCCTTTGGTGATAATTGAAGGACCTCGAAACGCCAATAACCATTTCGTTCTAACACTTGAAGAAACGGAGGCTCGTCCAGGGCGTCCTCTGGAATTGGATCGATCTTCCTATGAGAAGACCCCGACGGGCGATATGATTGGTCTATTCAATGGTGAAGAAATTAGAAGCACTCAAGAAATTCTAGATCACTCCGCTACTGTTTCGATTCGGGGACGTTTTGTCACGCCCACCCAACTGGATGTTCTTGAATTTCACGAACACTACAGTTGGTTCCGTGATACTGGCAGTTACCTGGGTATCCTTCTTCTGTTAGGCATGTGGTTGGGAGCTTTCATCAAACAGGGCCTGCTCCACTCTTCAAGCAAGTCGGATCATCATTCTAGTTATCAGCAGGAATAAACGACCAACCAGACTGATCCTGAAGGGCCACTACTTCTCTTGCACGATATCAGGAGAGAGCACATCTATAGTGAGTTTGACAGGAAAGAGTGTGTAGGTGTCAGAGCGGTGTCGAACTTCCTTTAGAAGCGTTTCGATGCGAGGCTCGACCATTTCTTCAAACGATTTCCCCCCATTTGTTTCCACGATGATCGGTTTTGAAAAATCTACAAGATCTTGATTCAGAAACAGGGAATAGCGGCGAATACGATTGGTGCTTACCACGATCTTGTTGGGAGCTGTGACCTGAGCGTGTAATTTGGCATACACCTCTCCCGTGATAAATTCATCTCGGCTGTCAATCAGGTTTTCGGTAAAGGCGGCAATCTGATCCGTCATATCGATTCGCACCCACGAGAACGGTGTGAGGTGGGTGGCATCACGAACCAAAGAGACGGTCCGTGGCAATGGCTCTCGTTGTTGAGCATCAAACCACCTCATCAGTTCCGGCAAGGCCTGCTTGGGGAAAAAATGCCCTCCCGCATGGGGATGCGTCCAGGTATGCTCCTGGTACTGATATGCGATGCCACGGCGCTCCATCTCTTTCACCAAATCGCGACTCAACTGCACAGGCATAACCTGATCCGCCGCGCCGTGAATGACATAGACGGGCGTATGAACTAAATTTTCAACGAAAGGAAACAACACATCATCAATACCACTGGCCATCGGCGCGATTCCCGCAAAGCGATCCGCATGATGCATCCCGATAATCCAGGTTCCAATACCGCCATTAGACATGCCGGTGAGAAAAATTCGGTCCGGATCGATATGGTAGTCTTTCTGAACCTCCTGTAAGACCTTTAACACCAGATCCTCGCCGTATCTGGTCCACCATGACCCCATGGTCACCGAAGGACAGGCCAGAATATATTTTTCACCCAAACGTGGAATCCAGCGATCCAGGTAGGCTTCACCCGTGAACCCTGCCCCATGCAAACACAGTATGAATGCCATCGGCTGTTCAGGTGAATAGGAAGGAGGAACATACAAGGCATACTCAGTATCCACTCCCCTCACCCGGATAGAGCGATGCGGTTGGGCCCCAACCGGCTGAGCCTCATATAGGGTCGGCTGCTGAAGAATTTTTGAAATGGATTCAACATTGGCCTCAGGCATAAGTTGAATGTCGGCTAACAGCTTGTTGGCTTTTTCCGGAGAGTCTTCCTCCGCATATTCTTTCACCAATGAGGACAAACTCCTGCCCGAAAACTCTAAGGCCTCGCTCTTTTCCATTTCCTTAGGGGAATGGGCCATAATGGGAAAAGCC
This region includes:
- a CDS encoding L,D-transpeptidase family protein; amino-acid sequence: MTTPPTRFQSAWRRRWMITLVLVLLPALTFAWWGQTDYPDTFPSLVEDLDRQAWVIGAETLLPDRYQQFHTHVLELRSQWRTEANHWWTTGDAEQFNRTYQQLVEEGSLLIEASRQTIIALRLEVEELLQPEQAQLTRLRALSHVFDLEDDMLALSLAEGLLRESVLRLEEGQYLQARSAGEQAIEHLRRVEAHVVTQMNRYTNEVQIARWEEWVTQTLQRSVGTAVIVLKAPRRLLVYQHGRVVADYPARVGFSGLTDKLYEGDGATPEGQFRVMHKKEGSGTIYYKALLLDYPTIAHQQRFHEAKAKGLMPQDRSIGGLIEIHGEDPNNEETTSGCIALENSAMDDVFEWVNVGTPVTIVGALNQDNDVVTSLHQLKVHIHERNERWHKPRTLASSFTRRE
- a CDS encoding L,D-transpeptidase — encoded protein: MTSFRPPHSPQTLLLSLLVFLTTALGASPPHTPKRTPTVVPVTIQPREEHIPFYPSAPGLLATAPKGLYLVVDTAQNRVSLRKGNRILYSAVASTGSGARLQDPRNPDNGWVFDTPRGVFTISSKIKNPAWNKPDWAFIEEGQPIPTKPQDRIETGVLGDYALGFGNGYFIHGTLYTRMLGTNVTHGCIRLGDEPLEYVFHHVPLGTTLIIY
- a CDS encoding class I SAM-dependent methyltransferase, encoding MLLELSKILPLTIRKKAYRLVIQIVRQHEQESAKKLEEKLPKIDLTKEHIKNLKILTNKAALLDVLPKHSIAAEIGVSRGDYSEKILSIVQPKQLHLIDAWGSAPYQVKAVIEERFHKEIQSGQVLICQGISISELEKKDDGIFDWVYIDTDHSYETTAKELEICRKKVKKGGIIAGHDYVTGAWASNRRYGVVEAVNEFCIKYNWEMIYLTIEQHRHLSYAIREISS
- a CDS encoding M48 family metallopeptidase, whose product is MRPGLFGRNRGIGGRTRGRMSWKMRLIPLLLFAIYGLYFFVSNQETVPLTGRSQLVDMTHEQEMALGLQSYQEILSQSKVIPEGQVVDLVRTIGRRLATAAADVDPGFEWEFNVIDSPQANAFALPGGKTAVYTGLIPVAENQNGLAVVMGHEIAHAIARHGAERMAHQKLVQMGTIAATVAVGDMDYDTQRMVMGALGVGAQYGVLLPFSRDHESEADYMGLLFVARACFDPTEAPRLWERMGEVSKGKQPAEFMSTHPSHGTRIKQFQEWMPEALALRERHCSTTSQSS